In Pseudomonas sp. P5_109, the genomic window TCCTACAAGGAACCATGTCCTGGTCGAAATGATGTGAACGCCAAACTGTAGGAGCCGGCTTGCTGGCGATGGATTCCAGAGCGCCGCGTTTATCCAGGTTAGACGCGTCATCGTTAACGACCATCGCGAGCAGGCTCGCGCCTACAGGGCCGGGTGATAGCGGGCCGTGCGCCAGAGGTTTTGCGATTCTTCGGTCAGGTGGCGCAGGCCGCTGCGGTCGAGCATGCGTTCCGACTCCTCCTGCACCGCCGCCAGTACCGCCGCTTCGTCGACGGCGTGTACGGTGTAGTCCTCCATCAGGACCTTGCCATCGACGATGGTGGTACACACGTCCGCGCCGTTGGCGAAGCAAGTGACACGGTGGACCGGCATGTTCATCGGCATCAGGTGTGGCTTGTACAGGTCGATCAGAATGATATCGGCTTTCTTGCCGACTTCCAGCGAGCCGATCTCATGGTCCATCGACAGTGCCTTGGCGGCGTCGATAGTGACCATTTCCAGCACCTTGCCCTGGGGCAGGATGTCCGGGTCGCGGAAATGCCGGCGGTGGTAGTGCATGCACTGGAACATGTGGCGGAACATGTCATAACCACGGTCCGGGGCCGCGCCGTCTGACCCGATGGCGACGGTTACATTGGCCTCGATCAGTTCCGGTACCGGGCAGCGACCCAGGATCGACATGATGGCGCTCGGGTTGTGCACGATCTTGGTCTGTGTCTCTCGGCACAGGGCGATGTCTTCCTCGGTCAGGTCAATGCAGTGCGACATGAAGGATGTCGGGCCGAGCAGCCCCAGTTCACGATGCGCCAGCGCCAGGGTACCGGCGCGGTGGCCATCCTGGGTGAACGTGAGGCCATGGCGCTGGGCCAGCGCCAGGTAGTCCTGTGCTTGCTGGCGAAACAGCGGAGCCAACTGAAGATGGCCGGGCTCGTATTGTGGCGCGTACACCGGCAAGGTGATGGCAATGCGCACCCGGCCGTCACCCATGCCGTCGCAGCTCCTGGCGATTTCTTCGCAGGTCTCGAACATGGTCTCGAAACTGACGTCGCGCCGAGTCGGCGGTTCGCTCGACCAGTCCAGGTAAGTATGCGGCCCTGGCGCCCGCGACGGCCCGACCGCGACCACCGAGCGGGTACCGATTTCGGCGATGGCCCGGGCATGGCGTTGCGCGTAGACCGGGTCGTCGACGCGCATGATCGAATCGCCTCCGCCCAGCAGCGATACGCCAGTGGTGGTGCCGCATTTGAGCCGTTCCAGCGCCGACAACCTGGCATCGGCCTCCCAGAATTCGACGCCAGAGGCCGAGGTGTAGATGGCCTGGCAAGCGTCCATCCAGGCATCGCCCTGCCCGCCGCCGATGGTTTTCAGCATGGCATGGCCGGCATGGGCGTGGCTGTCGATCAAGCCCGGGAGCACCGCCTTGTTGCGTGCATCGATGACTTTGTCAGCAGTGAAGCGCGCCCGCAGTTCATCCGTGCGCCCCACCGCGACGATGCGGTTGCCGAGCACGGCTACTGCGCCGTCGTTGATGACCCGGCGTTGTTCGTCCACGGTGATGACCACGCCGTGCTCGATCAACAGGTCTACTTTGGTGAGCGTAGGTTGAGTCACAAGCGGCTCCGCAGCAGATGGCCATTTTTCGCCACGACAACTCCGCGGCTGATCACCGTGCGCGCCAGTGGACGCGCCACGACGGCTTCAGCCAGCGTCTCTGCAGGCAGCAACAACAGGTTGGCGGATTGCCCCGTTGCCAATCCGTAATCGCTGCGCCCAAGTGCCCGGGCGCCGTTGCTGGCGGCGGCTTCGAACGCCGTGCCGATTTCAGGGTCGGTGCGCATGCCGCAACGCAATGCGAGCAGCATCGCGCGCTCGAGCATGTCGCCGTTGCCCATTGGGGTCCAGGCGTCGCGAATGCCATCGGAACCGAGGCAGACGTTTACCCCCGCCGAGAGCAGTTCTGCAAAGGGCGGTATGGCAATATCGGAAGGCGCCGTGGTCATGATTGAAATCCGGTTGGCAGCCAGGCGCTCAGCCAACGGCAGTACCTGGGCCCAGTCTTTCATGCCCAGGCAAAAGGCATGGCTGATCATCACCCGCCCCTGACGCTGATAGCGCTCGGTGAAGTCAATGATCCGGGCAATCTGCCAGAGCCCCAGCTCCCCACCGTCATGCAGGTGGATATCGATACCGCGATCGAACCTGTCCGCCAGCTCGAAGAGGATCGACAGGTGCGCAATCGGATCGTTGTCTATGCCGCAGGGGTCCAGCCCCCCTACCACCTCGACCCCAAGCTCCAGGGCTTCGCGCATCAATGCTTCAACCCCGGGGCGGTTGACCAGGCCAACCTGAGGGAAGGTGACGAACTCGATATCGACCAGGTCGGCGTAGCGCTCGCGCAGCTCCAGCATGGCTTGCACATGCTCGATACCCAGCTCGGGATCGGCGTCTACATGACAACGGAACGTCAGCGAGCCGCGCGCGATGCATTGCTCCAGTAGGGCCCCCGCCCGTTCGGCGATGGGTGATTTGAGTTCGCGCAGGATCTGGCGCTCATTGGCGATACGCGCCTTGAGGTTCGGACCGGCACTGTGGGGCCGCCACGGTTGGCCCCACAGGGTCTTGTCCAGATGGATGTGGCTTTCCACCAGCGACGGCACGAGCAGTTGACCTTGCCCGTCAAGGTCAGGCCCGGCAACCGGATTGCCACTGGCTGGCTGACGGTCGCCGATACGACCGTCGACAATCTGCAGGTCTTCCATTTCGCCGCCATAGGGGCGGACATTACGCAACCAGAACGATTGGATCATTGGAACCTCATCAAACTTTCGAGCAAGCCCCTGTCGCACGATAACCGACAGGGGCTCTGTTTACGGAATCACCGCAAGGGCTATTTCAAGTTGCCGGCCAGGAACTGCTTGAGGCGCTCACTCCTGGTGTGCTTGAACAGTTGCTCCGGGTTGCCCTCTTCCTCGATCTTGCCTTGGTGCAGGAAGATCACGTGGTTGGACACTTCGCGGGCAAAGGCCATTTCGTGCGTCACCACCACCATGGTCCGGCCCTCTTCGGCCAGGGCCTGCATCACCTTCAACACCTCGCCGACCAGCTCGGGGTCGAGCGCCGAGGTCGGCTCGTCGAACAGCATCACTTCCGGCTCCATCGCCAGGGCCCGGGCGATGGCCACGCGCTGCTGCTGGCCACCGGACAGGTGCGACGGATACTTATCCTCCATGCTGGCCGGCAGGCCGACTTTGGCCAGGTACTTACGGGCGCGGGCCACCGCCACTTCGCGGCTAAGGCCCAGCGCATGCATCGGCGCCTCGATGACGTTTTCCAGCACGGTCATGTGCGCCCACAGGTTGAAGTGCTGGAACACCATGGACAGCTTGGTGCGCATGCTTTGCAGCTGCTTCTGGTTGGCCACCCGCAGCCCGCCGTTCCTGTCCTTCTCGGTGCGGATTTCCTTGGCGTTCACGGTAATTCGCCCGGCACACGGCTGTTCGAGGAAGTTGATGCAACGCAAGAACGTACTCTTGCCCGAACCCGAGGAGCCGATAATGCTGATCACATCGCCGGCCTTGGCCTTGATCGACACGCCCTTGAGCACTTCGTGGTTGCCATAGTTCTTGTACAGATCGTCTACGGTCAGTTTGTACATGGTTTTGACCTTGCGTATGCGGCCTTCAGGCGGCCTGTGGTTTCAGGAAGGCCAGCCAGCGGGTTTCACCGCGACGAAATAGCCAGACAAGCGAGAGCGCAATCGCCGCGTACAACAGTGCAGCGATGAAGAAAGCCTCGAACGACGCATAGGTCGCCGAGTTGACGTCGCGGGCGACCTTCAGCAGGTCGGGAACCGTGGCGGTGAATGCCACCGAGGTTGAATGCAGCATCATGATCACCTCGTTGCTGTAGTACGGCAGTGCGCGACGCAGCGCCGAGGGCAGGATGATGCGCTGGTACAGGTTGAACCTCGACAGGCCGAAGGCCCGGGCCGCCTCTACTTCGCCGTACGGCACCGACCTGATCGCGCCAGCGAAGACCTCCGTGGTGTAGGCGCAGGTATTGAGCGCGAACGCCAGCACCGTGCAGTTGAAGCCTTCGCGAAAGAACATGTCGAGGAATTCGTGCTCGCGCACCACGCTCAGGCTGTAGACACCGGTGTAGATGATCAACAGCTGTATATAGAGCGGCGTGCCACGAAACACATAGGTGTAGAACCAGACCGGAAGCCGGACAAAGCGGTTTTTTGATACGCGGGCCACGGCCAGCGGCACCGACAGCACGAACCCGATCGCGATCGACAGCACCAGCAGCCACAGGGTTATTGCCAGGCCGGAAAAGTTGGCGCCGTCCGACCACAAATACGCTTGCCAGTATTCCTGGATAATCTCAATCACAGTTCAGCCTCCCGAACACCGACGGAGTAATGGTGCTTGAGCCAGATCAAGACGCCGTTCGAGACAGTGGTAATGAACAGGTAGATCAGCGCACCGATCACGGTGAAATAGAACAGCTGCATGGAGCTTTTCCCGGCGTCCTGGGTGGCCCTGACGATATCGGACAGACCGATGATGGACACCAGCGCGGTCGCCTTGATCATCACCTGCCAGTTGTTGGCAATGCCGGGCAAGGCAAAACGCATCATTTGCGGGAACAGAATCCGGTAGAACGCCTGCCATGGGCTCAGGCCATAGGCCATGGCGGCCTCTGTCTGGCCACGCGGGACCGCCTGGAAAGCACCGCGAAAGGTTTCGGTGAAGTAGGCGCCGTAGATAAACCCCAGCGTCGCTACACCGGCAAGAAAGGGATCGATATCGATCTGATCCATTCCAAGCCCTTCGGTGACCTGATTGAGGACAATCTGGATGCTGTAGAACAGCAACAGCATGGTCACAAGGTCCGGAACACTGCGTATCAGCGTGGTATAGAGGGTGGCGACATTGCGCAGCCACCGATTGCCTGACAACTTGGAGCTGGCGCCTGCCAGACCGATCACTACTGCGGTCAGCAGCGATAACATGGCCAGCTTCAGTGTCATCCAGGTGCCGCTTGCGATCAGCGGCCCATAGTCTACCAAGGACATTGCATTCTCCTTGAGTTCGATAGCCCAGCTTGTGCCGGTTATCTTTTTCAATTGTGTTGTTCTTGTTTTTGAATGCCGCAAAAGCCTGGATTCGCAACGTGTTCGAAGGCTCACTGCCTGCAACTTGAAATCAATCAGTTGTACACATCAAAGGAGAAGTATTTGTCGGAGATGGTCTGGTAAGTGCCGTCCTTGATGATCTCGGCCAGCGCCCCGTTGATCTGTTCGCGAAGTTCATTGTCATCCTTGCGCAAACCGATTCCCGCACCCACGCCGAGGGTTTTCGGGTCGCGTATCTCCGGGCCGGCAAAGGCGAAATCACGACCGTTCTGGGTTTTCAGGAAGCCCAGGTCGGCCTGCACGGAAGATTGCAGCGCTGCATCCAGGCGGCCGGCCATCAAGTCCTGGTAAACCATGTCCTGGTTCTGGTAGGTCATGACGGTGACGCCCTTGGGCGCCCAATAAGCCCGGGCATAGGTTTCCGACGTCGAGCCCTGCTCGATCCCTACCCGCTTGCCTTGAAGGGATTCGGGCGTTGGCAGCAGATCCGAGCCTTTTTTCGCCAGCAGACGCGGCAGGACATTACTGATCTTGTCGGAGAAGGCGATTTGCGCCTGGCGCTTCTCGGTCACGCTCATGGAGGAAAGGATGCCGTCGAACTTCTTGGCTTTCAGCGCCGGGATGATGCCGTCGAAGGCGTTCTCGACCCATACACATTTGACCTTGAGCTTCTCGCAGATCGCATTGCCCAGGTCGATATCGAAACCCACAAGCGAGCCATCGGGCGCTTTCGACTCGAACGGGGCGTAAGTGGGGTCAACGCCAAAGCGAATGACTTGCAAGTCTTTCGCATAGACGCCGCTGGCGGCCAAGGCGAGAACAACTGAAACGGCTAACTTCTTCATATCAATCTCCGTAGGCACAGTGGTACTGGCGTTTAAGGGTGGCCAGTTCTGTTTGGTTTTTTGTATTTGTATTGTTTAACCTAGGTCACAACGTTTGCATGCTGGGTCGGTAGCTCGCCGGGGAGAACGTGAAGGTCAGCACCGCCATCACGGCGAGCACCCCGATGTGCAGCCACCATCCGGTGGTGAAGCTGGCACCGGAGTCGCGCAGCCAGCCGATCAACCAGGGAGCAGTCGAGGCGAGCACAAACCCGATGCCTTGGACGAAAGCCGCCAAGGTCCCGGCCGCCTGCGCGCCGGGCAAGTGGTCGAGGCTGACAATCAGGCTGAGCGAAAAGAACCCGCCAAGGCCGAAACCGGCCGATGCGACCCACAACCACGGTGCGGCGTTGGGGGCCAGCGCGAAGCCGGCGAAACCCACGGCCTGCAGCGCTATCGTCAGCCACAGGGCAGCGCGCCGGTCAATGCTGCGGCGGGCGAGCATCGGCATGGCGAACGCCGCCGTCGCCTGGAACATCGCCAGCCACGCGAGCAGGTTGCCCGAGGCTTGCAGGCTCATGTTCTGCTGCTGGTAGAAGGACGGCAGCCAGGCCACCAGGCTTGAGTAGCCGCTGTTGGTGAGTCCGAAGTAGGCGGCCAACTGCCACGCGCGGCGATTCTTGAAGAAGCTGAAGGTCTTGATCGGTGCCGGTCCGCCAGCGGCAATCGGCGCATTGCGTGGTGCACACACCAGCCAAAGCAAAAACACCGCAAGCGCTGGCAACGCCCAGACGGAAAGCCCCAGCCTCCAGCCGCCATACGCATGCAGCCAGGTGCTGGCCAGCGAGCCTAGCGCCCCGCCGCCGACCAATGCCGCCGAGTAGAGCCCCATCACCATCGCAATCCGTTCAGGAAACCAGCGCTTGGCGACACCCGGTATCAAGGCCTGGATCACCGCCACGCCGGTGCCGGCGATACCGGCGCCGATGATCAACTGCGCCCCGTCCTTGACCACGGCGCGCGACGCGCAACCGAGCATCAACAGCAACAATGCGCCGGCCAGCGCGCGCTTCTCGCCGAAGCGCCGTGCGACACCGATGCCAATAAAGGCAATCAGGCCCATCAGCACGAAGGGCAAGGTGGTCAGCATCGCGGCGGCGCGAAAATCGAGGCCAATGTCGGCGCGCACCAGGTCGAGCACCGGCCCTACCGAAGTCAGAAATGGCCGCAGGTTCAAGCCCAGCAACACCAGCAGCACCAGTGCGACCAGGGACACCTCACCAGCGCGCGGCACGTGCGTAGCGATGCAAGCCGATCCGCGGTCAGTCACGTCAGTGGTCATCACATTTACCCTGGTCATTCTGGTCAAGAAGTCCGCATCAGCGGCTGTTCTTAAAGATTAAGAGCAGGTGCTATTATTCGGAAATGAAATGATCGAATGACTATTAGTGGGGAATGTAATGACTTCGGCACTGATCGATCCGTTGCTGCTCAAGAGTTTCGTCGCGGTGGTCGAGAGCGGCAGCTTCACCCGCGCCGGCGAGCGCGTGCACCTCAGCCAGTCGACCATCAGTCAACAGTTGAAGCGGCTCGAGGAGCAACTCGGCTGCGAGCTGGTCAACCGCAACGGGCGCTACGTCGGCACCACCGAGGACGGCGAACGCCTGCTCGGTTATGCGCGCCGGCTCCTGGGGCTGATGGAAGAAGTCGTCGAAGAATTTCGCAAAGGCCACGCACAGGGCGAATTGCACATCGGCGTGCCGGAAGACTTTGCCTCAGACTTGCTGACGCCGACGCTGGGCGCCTTCGCACGCGCGAATCCGTCGATAAGGCTGGAAATCAGCAGCGGGCTGAGCAACACGCTCTGGCAGCAATTCAGTGCCGGCGACTACGACCTGGTGCTGGTCAAGCAGCGCCCGGGACAGGTCGTGGGGCACGCCGCCTGGCCCGAACCGCTCGCCTGGTTCGACAGCCTTAACGAGCCGACCTACGAACGCGACCCGCTGCCATTGGTGGTGTTTCCGGTCGGCGGCTTGTATCGCGATGAAATGATCCACGCGCTCGAGAGCGCCGGCCGACGCTGGAGCATCGGCTACAGCAGCGCGAGCCTGGCGAGCGTACGCTCGGCGGTCGCCGATGGTCTCGGCGTCAGCGTGCTCCCGGCGCGACTGGCCCTGCCCGGCCACCGACGCTTGGGTACAGCCCAATCCTTCCCCGAACTGGCGCCACTGGAAATCGCCCTGCACCTGCGCCCCGACGCCCCACGCCGGGTGATCGACCTGGCCGAACAGCTGAAAAAACTCTGCGCCCAGGTGACCGCCCAATGATCAGTCTTCGGACGTATGTTGGTCCCGCCAGTTTCTCGGAGAAAACCCGGTCCACTGCTTGAAATGTCGACTGAACACCGAGACATCGGCGTAACCCAGGTTCAACGCCAGATCGGTGATGCTGGTTTTGTCCCGCAACAGGTTCTGCTTGGCGATTTCCAGACGGGTCTCCTGCAGCAACTGACTGAAACGGCTGCCTTCGGCCTGCAGGCGTTTTTGCAGGACCCGTGGTTGCAAGCCCAGTGAGTTGCTGACCGCCTCGATACTGCACTCGCCCGTGTGCAGGAGACCGCCGATCAGATGGCAGACTTGCGCCTTGAGGTTGTCCGGGTACTGGTTCTTGAGCAGTTGCATGCGATGCAGCAGGTGTTCGCGCATCAGCTCTTCATTGGCCTGCGGTGAGCGCTTGAGGAATTCAAGTGGAAAACTGATGCCGTCGAAGGTGCTGTCGAAACGCAGCCTGCCGTAGACCCCTGTCGCCTGCCACAGGGCGCTTTTCGCCGCGCCTTGTTGCAGATGCAGGCGGATCTGCGGGCTATCGGCCCCGGCGAGGATTTTCACCGCGTTGAACAGTTGCGCCGCGCTGAGCTGGCTCAGCTGCAGCAGACCGCTGTCATTGCTGAAGTCGAAACTCAAGCGGATCTCGGCGCGCTCTCCCCGCTGGCCTATCTCCAGGTGCAACCCGCTGGCGTGCAAATACAGGTATTGCCGGGCAAAGCTCAACGCGTCCCCCACCGTCGGCTGCCGGCTGCCAGATAGCGCAACGTCGCCAATCGCCAACAGGTTCTGGCGCGACGCCAGGCGCAGCGCGAACAGCGGCTCCTGGCATTGACGCGCGGTCTCATCAAGCAAGTCGGCGGTCTTCTCGTAGGACAGGTAGCTGTTGGGTTGGCGCAATTGGGCCACGACCATCCCGGCGTCACGCAGCAGGTTCATCGGGTTCTGCCCGAGTTGGGACACCAGGGTGCTGTAGCCCTCGATTGCGCCACTGCGTAGTAGAAACATCGTCCATAGTCATCCACGTCAAGGTTCGCAATAAAGCAAGTTTTGCGCCCCTGAAGTCAAGACGTCGTGAAAGACATCAACGCCTGCTCAGTCTCAGCTAAGTTTCGAGCCGTATCGTCTCCCTTGCGCAAAATTTGGCGCTGCACAGGAGAGGCAACCCGCCCATGAAACCCATTACAGCCGGATGGCTCAACAAAGTACCCGAGGTGACGCTGTCATTCTGGGTGATCAAGATCTTGTCCACGACGGTGGGTGAAACCGGCGCGGACTTCCTCGCTGTCGATGCCGGCCTCGGCCTGGGCTGGACCAGCCTCGGCATGGCGACATTGCTGGCCATCGCACTGTTCATACAGATGCGCAAGACCGCCTGTTCGCCCTGGATCTACTGGCTGACCGTAGTGCTGGTGAGCATCGTCGGGACCCAGCTCACCGATATCCTGACCGACGTTCTCGACGTCAGCCTGTACACCAGCACCGCCGTGTTTTCTGTCCTGCTGGCACTCAATTTTCTGCTCTGGTACCGGATGGAACACAACCTGTCGATCCGCGAGATCGTCACGCCACGACGGGAATGGTTCTACTGGACGACCGTGCTCTGCACCTTTGCCCTCGGTACGGCCGCCGGTGACCTGGCCACCGAAGCACTGGGTCTGGGCTTCACCCTCGGTGCCGTGATTTTCGCCGCACTGCTCGCCGCGACCCTGGTGGCCTGGCGCCTGGGAGCCAACGTGGTGCTGTCCTTCTGGATCGCCTACATCCTGACCCGGCCGTTCGGGGCCTCGCTCGGCGATTTGCTGACCCAATCCAAGACTTACGGTGGCCTCGGCATGGGCGCCACCTGGACCAGCGCGATCTTCCTGTGCGTCATCGTCCTGCTGGTGGCGGTCGCGCAGATCAGCGTCGGCAACCGCAAATCCGTCACTGAATAACCTTTCAATAGTCCATCAAGGAATCGTCATGCGCCTTTTTCAAAACATCATTCGCCACGTCGCCATTGTCTCGTCGATCTTTCTGCTCAGCATCGCTGCCGGCTGCTCGAAACCGGCCGACAAGCCCGCTGCAGGTTCGTCCTCCGCAGCGATGAGCGCTCAAACCCAGTCCGGTTCGAAACTGGGCGATCTCTCCGAATTCCGCACCATCGCCGCCGACGTTGCCGCGCTCGTCGATAAAAACGACCTGCCCGGCGCGAAAGCCCGCATCAAGGACCTGGAGAGCGCCTGGGACTCGGCCGAAGCCGGGATCAAGCCTCGCGCCGCCAGCGACTGGCATGTCCTGGATAAAGCCATTGACCGTGCGCTCGACGCCTTGCGTGCCGGCAGCCCGCAACAGAGCGAGTGCAAGGCCCGCATGGACGAACTGATGAAAGCCTTCGATTCAATGAAAGGCACGCAATAACCGGGCGGACAAACGCCGGTACAGGTGCTTCAATACAGGCGCGACGGTCACGACCGCCGCGCCTTTTTTTTCCGGAGCGGGACATGCGCATATTGCTGGTCGAAGATGACCCGATGATTGGAGACGCCATCCAGGGCGTGCTGATTGATGCGAGCTACGCGACCGATTGGGTGAAAAACGGCCTGACCGCGCTCTCGGCACTGCAGACCCAGCCCTACGACCTGGTACTGCTGGACCTCGGGTTGCCGGGCAAGGACGGGCTCGATGTGCTCGACAGCATTCGCGCCAGCAACAACCCGGTGCCGTTGCTGATCATCACCGCACGGGACAGTCTCGATGACCGCCTTCGCGGCCTTGACGGTGGCGCCGACGACTACTTGCTCAAACCCTTCGACATGGCCGAACTGCTAGCCCGTATGCGCGCCGTGCTGCGCCGTAAAGGCGGGAGTGCCCAGTCATTGCTGGACAACGGCGTGGTGACGCTGGACCTGGTGTCGAAACTGGCCAGCACCGCCGACAACCCCGACATGCCGTTGTCCAGCCGCGAGTTCGCCCTGTTGCAGGCGCTGTTGATTCGTCCGGGGGCGATCCTGTCGCGCAGCGAACTCGAAGACCGCCTCTATGGCTGGGGCAATGAAGTGGAGAGCAACGCCGTGGAGTTTCTGATTCATTCACTGCGGCGCAAGCTGGGCAACCAGGTCATCAAGAACGTCAGGGGTATGGGATGGATGGTTTCAAAAAGCGCTTGAGCGACTCGGTCCAGTTACGGCTGTCGGTCGCACTGTCGCTGGCCATCCTGATCGTGGCGATACTGGCCGGCCTGTTTGCGTTCGCCTCGGCCCTCGACGAGGCCCACGAAATGCAGGATGAAACCTTGCATCAAGTGGCTATCCTGTTCGATCGGCAGCAGATGACCCTGCACTACCCCGCGGCTGAAAGAATCGCCGGTGACGACGAAGAATCCAGGGTCATCGTGCAATATCTGGCCGACAGCAGCAAAGCCGTCGGCAACAACGACGACAACGTCATGCCACTGCCCTTCCCCACGACGCTGGCAGATGGCTTGTCGACCCTGAAGATTGCTGGCGAAGACTTTCGCGCGCTGGTGCGCACCACCGCTCGCGGCGAACGCATCGTAGTCGCCCAGGAAACCGGCATCCGCGACAAGGAGGCACGCGAAAGCGCCTTGCGCAGCCTGTTGCCGTTTCTCATTCTGTTCCCGGTGCTGTTGCTGGTGGTGGGCGATCTGGTGCGTAAGCTGTTTCGTCCCATCGCCACCCTCTCCGATGAAATGGATCGACGGGACAAACAGGCCCTGCATCCGATCGATGAACTCCATTTGCCCACCGAGATCCGCCCGTTCGTCGTGGCCATCAATCGCTTGCTGGCGCGGGTTGCGCAGTCCATGGAAACCCAGCGCCGCTTCATCGCCGACGCCGCCCACGAACTGCGCTCCCCCATGACCGCCCTGTCGCTGCAAGCCGAGCGACTGAAAGCCTCGCCCATGCCGACGCAAGCCGTCGAGCGCCTGCTGCCGCTGTCCAGAGGCATAGAGCGCAGCAGACAGCTGATCGATCAGTTGTTGGCCCTGGCCGCCGCGCAATCGACCGCCGAGCGGTCGCAGACCACGGTCTCGGTGCTTGAGGTATACCGACGGGTGCTGGAAGACCTGTTGCCCCTGGCGGAGCGCAAGAACATCGACATTGGTGTTGAAAGCAGCGCGGACGTACAGCTCGTCATCAACGAAATGGACCTGCTGATCCTGGTGAAGAATCTGGCGGACAACGCGATTCGCTATACGCCTTGCGGCGGGCGTGTCGACCTGTCGGTGGAGCGGGTGCAGGACACGGTGATCCTGCAGGTCAAGGATTGCGGTCCGGGAATTGCCAGCGATGAACAAATGCGCGTGTTCGACCCGTTCTACCGCACTGTGGGCACCGAGGAAGCAGGCTCCGGGCTAGGCTTGTCCATCGTCAAGGCCATCGCCGAGCGCACGGGCGCACGCGTGCACTTGAGTTTCTCGGACGAGACCACGCGGCGCGGGTTATGTGTGACGATCGAGTTGAGAAGCGCCTCTGGCTGAATCTCTATGTATCACAGTGTGTCGGAGCGACAACTCGATACACAGACTTTCATCCAGCCGGCGGATTGGACACAGGCCGGATACGTTGCCGCGTTTCAATGCAAGCAAGGTTTGCAGGGGCACAGACCGCACCCCTGACCCATGGCTGGTAATGGAGACATCCCATGAAGATGGCACTGCGCAACAGCAACACCGGCAAGACTCGCCGCCACCTGGTCGGCCCCTCGATTCTCGCGCTCACCCTGTTCGGCGTGCTCGGCGCGGCCCACGCGCAAACGGCCGCCACCGCGCAGCCAGCGGCGACGCCTGCCGGCACCACCCAGCCCGCGTCCTTGCCGTTCGGCCCGCTCAAGCATGTCAACGCCGGGTTGCTGGACGTGGCGTACGCCGAGACAGGCCCGGCCAACGGGCCGGTGGTGATCCTGCTGCACGGCTGGCCGTACGACATTCACAGCTATGACGAAGTGGCGCCATTGCTCGCCGCCAAGGGCTATCGGGTGCTGATGCCCTATGCGCGCGGCTATGGCGATACGCGTTTCCTCTCCGAGAAAACCCTGCGCAATGGCCAGCCGGCGGCGCTGGCCAGTGATGTCATCGACTTCATGGATGCCCTGAAGATCAAGCAAGCGGTGCTCGGTGGTTATGACTGGGGTGCGCGTTCGGCGGACATTGTCTCGGCATTGTGGCCAGAGCGGGTCAAGGCGCTGGTCTCGGTCAGCGGTTACCTGATCGGCAACCAGGCGGCCGGCAAGAATCCGCTGCCACCCAAGGTGGA contains:
- a CDS encoding LysR family transcriptional regulator, which encodes MTSALIDPLLLKSFVAVVESGSFTRAGERVHLSQSTISQQLKRLEEQLGCELVNRNGRYVGTTEDGERLLGYARRLLGLMEEVVEEFRKGHAQGELHIGVPEDFASDLLTPTLGAFARANPSIRLEISSGLSNTLWQQFSAGDYDLVLVKQRPGQVVGHAAWPEPLAWFDSLNEPTYERDPLPLVVFPVGGLYRDEMIHALESAGRRWSIGYSSASLASVRSAVADGLGVSVLPARLALPGHRRLGTAQSFPELAPLEIALHLRPDAPRRVIDLAEQLKKLCAQVTAQ
- a CDS encoding response regulator transcription factor — encoded protein: MRILLVEDDPMIGDAIQGVLIDASYATDWVKNGLTALSALQTQPYDLVLLDLGLPGKDGLDVLDSIRASNNPVPLLIITARDSLDDRLRGLDGGADDYLLKPFDMAELLARMRAVLRRKGGSAQSLLDNGVVTLDLVSKLASTADNPDMPLSSREFALLQALLIRPGAILSRSELEDRLYGWGNEVESNAVEFLIHSLRRKLGNQVIKNVRGMGWMVSKSA
- a CDS encoding cyanate transporter, which produces MTTDVTDRGSACIATHVPRAGEVSLVALVLLVLLGLNLRPFLTSVGPVLDLVRADIGLDFRAAAMLTTLPFVLMGLIAFIGIGVARRFGEKRALAGALLLLMLGCASRAVVKDGAQLIIGAGIAGTGVAVIQALIPGVAKRWFPERIAMVMGLYSAALVGGGALGSLASTWLHAYGGWRLGLSVWALPALAVFLLWLVCAPRNAPIAAGGPAPIKTFSFFKNRRAWQLAAYFGLTNSGYSSLVAWLPSFYQQQNMSLQASGNLLAWLAMFQATAAFAMPMLARRSIDRRAALWLTIALQAVGFAGFALAPNAAPWLWVASAGFGLGGFFSLSLIVSLDHLPGAQAAGTLAAFVQGIGFVLASTAPWLIGWLRDSGASFTTGWWLHIGVLAVMAVLTFTFSPASYRPSMQTL
- a CDS encoding ATP-binding protein — its product is MDGFKKRLSDSVQLRLSVALSLAILIVAILAGLFAFASALDEAHEMQDETLHQVAILFDRQQMTLHYPAAERIAGDDEESRVIVQYLADSSKAVGNNDDNVMPLPFPTTLADGLSTLKIAGEDFRALVRTTARGERIVVAQETGIRDKEARESALRSLLPFLILFPVLLLVVGDLVRKLFRPIATLSDEMDRRDKQALHPIDELHLPTEIRPFVVAINRLLARVAQSMETQRRFIADAAHELRSPMTALSLQAERLKASPMPTQAVERLLPLSRGIERSRQLIDQLLALAAAQSTAERSQTTVSVLEVYRRVLEDLLPLAERKNIDIGVESSADVQLVINEMDLLILVKNLADNAIRYTPCGGRVDLSVERVQDTVILQVKDCGPGIASDEQMRVFDPFYRTVGTEEAGSGLGLSIVKAIAERTGARVHLSFSDETTRRGLCVTIELRSASG
- a CDS encoding alpha/beta hydrolase, encoding MKMALRNSNTGKTRRHLVGPSILALTLFGVLGAAHAQTAATAQPAATPAGTTQPASLPFGPLKHVNAGLLDVAYAETGPANGPVVILLHGWPYDIHSYDEVAPLLAAKGYRVLMPYARGYGDTRFLSEKTLRNGQPAALASDVIDFMDALKIKQAVLGGYDWGARSADIVSALWPERVKALVSVSGYLIGNQAAGKNPLPPKVELQWWYQFYFATDRGRAGYERNTHDFAKLIWQLASPKWAFDDATFDRSAKALDNPDHVDITVFNYRWRLGLVEGESQYEALEQKLATAPSISVPTITLEGDANGAPHPAPEDYAKRFTGKYQFRLINGGIGHNLPQEDPQAFAKAVIDADHL
- a CDS encoding helix-turn-helix transcriptional regulator, with amino-acid sequence MFLLRSGAIEGYSTLVSQLGQNPMNLLRDAGMVVAQLRQPNSYLSYEKTADLLDETARQCQEPLFALRLASRQNLLAIGDVALSGSRQPTVGDALSFARQYLYLHASGLHLEIGQRGERAEIRLSFDFSNDSGLLQLSQLSAAQLFNAVKILAGADSPQIRLHLQQGAAKSALWQATGVYGRLRFDSTFDGISFPLEFLKRSPQANEELMREHLLHRMQLLKNQYPDNLKAQVCHLIGGLLHTGECSIEAVSNSLGLQPRVLQKRLQAEGSRFSQLLQETRLEIAKQNLLRDKTSITDLALNLGYADVSVFSRHFKQWTGFSPRNWRDQHTSED